A part of Drosophila bipectinata strain 14024-0381.07 chromosome 3L, DbipHiC1v2, whole genome shotgun sequence genomic DNA contains:
- the pHCl-1 gene encoding uncharacterized protein pHCl-1 isoform X5, which yields MGCVFEAAKEQPQKPRSKQPSRHPCRGSRGGAKAAARANNQTAEDIEIKDNYQQNRKTQVETQTQTEAEAETETETVPKHLKATAQVLLTIPQQQKQKQNQHQHPNHKQNQKHPSPEKRPSEVAQTHKDEGGENALATHGGIVDRARIEIDIAATTRQASCEIKGRDEQQQRHQQQQQHFNRRRRRHPATNPADEATNQSKPNPSLSLHFQALAALAKKLQQHQNQDEVRGQEQLHQQDHQLAYRPWQVETPPPPVGHPGHPGQVGCTLSPLPATMSAAIFAMAATSAAAYQYLGQHYKHYSQSFSFYAASSVILMLCYLTSTSTAAATQSETGALDKHPIFDESSSDKEILDLLLEKKRYDKRLLPPVNDEDFCCGLQSPDMATNQNARRPHNRGTLTVNVNVLLLSLASPDESSLKYEVEFLLNQQWNDPRLQYGNKSHYDFLNALHHHDSIWTPDTYFIMHGDFKDPIIPMHFALRIFRNGTITYAMRRHLILSCQGSLHIFPFDDPKCSFSMESISYEEAQIKYVWKNDEDTLRKSPSLTTLNAYLIKNQTTACDQNSWRGNYSCLQVELTFTRDRAYYFTTVFIPGIILVTSSFITFWLEWNAVPARVMIGVTTMLNFFTTSNGFRSTLPVVSNLTAMNVWDGVCMCFIYASLLEFVCVNYVGRKRPLHNVVYRPGENPVTQASATATPAMSVGGVTPMSGGATPATSVATPGTPRTVDAEEFFGGGMRWQEAHGGIIGAAVQNLRARSIKRKAARSPSTSVSPMPSGRPAEHIYEEPGTGTTSSTKVKFKDELKEEQEASALRRSVATSTPALVVRIEAESDLEAVQKPVQDMEMTERQLQLPLKPPRRKASRSNSPASVYGECSAMEDESADNPAQAVEATGEKRRDAGAPNEIVACTTCGGSNSPCTHSANNGCATESCFVQVRKKEPPHPIRVAKTIDVIARITFPTAYAIFLIFFFVHYKGFS from the exons ATGGGCTGCGTCTTTGAAGCGGCCAAAGAGCAGCCCCAGAAACCGAGAAGCAAGCAACCGAGTCGGCATCCATGCCGTGGCAGCCGAGGAGGAGCCAAAGCCGCTGCCAGAGCAAACAACCAAACAGCTGAGGACATCGAAATCAAGGATAACTATCAACAAAATCGTAAAACGCAAGTCGAAACACAGACCCAAACAGAAGCCGAAgccgaaacagaaacagaaactgtGCCCAAACATCTAAAAGCGACAGCTCAAGTGCTTTTAACGATACcacaacaacagaaacagaagcaGAACCAGCATCAGCATCCGAATCACAAGCAGAATCAGAAACATCCTAGCCCAGAGAAGAGGCCCTCTGAAGTGGCACAAACGCACAAGGACGAAGGAGGCGAGAACGCGTTGGCGACACACGGAGGCATTGTCGATAGGGCCAGAATCGAAATCGATATTGCGGCAACGACGAGGCAAGCCAGTTGCGAGATCAAAGGGCGGgatgagcagcagcagcggcatcagcagcagcagcagcactttAACCGCCGAAGGAGACGTCATCCGGCGACGAATCCGGCGGATGAGGCCACCAACCAATCGAAGCCAAATCCCTCGCTCTCCCTGCATTTCCAAGCCCTCGCCGCCCTAGCGAAAAAGCTCCAGCAGCATCAGAATCAGGACGAGGTCCGAGGACAGGAGCAGCTCCATCAGCAGGATCATCAACTAGCCTACCGGCCCTGGCAGGTTGAGACGCCACCGCCGCCCGTGGGGCATCCGGGACACCCGGGGCAGGTGGGCTGCACTCTCAGTCCCCTGCCTGCCACCATGTCGGCGGCCATTTTTGCAATGGCGGCCACCTCGGCGGCTGCCTATCAGTATCTCGGCCAGCACTACAAGCACTACAGCCAGTCTTTCAGCTTCTACGCCGCCTCCAGTGTCATCCTGATGCTCTGCTACCTGACCAGCACATCCACGGCCGCTGCCACCCAGTCGGAGACGGGTGCCCTCGACAAGCATCCCAT ATTCGACGAGTCCAGTTCGGATAAAGAGATATTAGATTTATTGCTTGAGAAGAAGCGCTACGACAAACGATTACTGCCGCCTGTAAATG ATGAAGACTTTTGCTGTGGTTTGCAATCGCCGGATATGGCAACTAATCAAAATGCACGGAGACCACACAATCGCG GCACTTTGACGGTGAATGTGAACGTGCTGCTCCTGAGCTTAGCATCGCCCGATGAAAGCAGCTTG AAATACGAAGTGGAGTTTCTATTAAATCAACAATGGAACGATCCGCGACTGCAATATGGCAATAAGTCTCATTATGACTTCTTAAATGCTCTGCATCATCATGATAGCATCTGGACGCCGGATACGTATTTCATTATGCATGGCGATTTCAAGGATCCCATCATACCAATGCATTTTGCTTTAAGAATATTTCGGAACGGGACCATTACGTACGCAATGAG ACGTCACCTGATCTTATCCTGCCAGGGGAGCCTACATATATTTCCATTCGATGATCCCAAGTGCTCCTTCTCAATGGAAAGCA TTTCCTATGAGGAGGCGCAAATCAAATACGTCTGGAAAAACGACGAGGATACTCTGCGGAAAAGTCCATCGCTGACCACACTGAACGCGTACTTgatcaaaaatcaaacaacGGCCTGTGATCAGAACAGCTGGAGAG GTAATTACAGTTGCCTACAGGTCGAGTTGACATTTACCCGTGATCGTGCGTATTATTTTACAACCGTTTTCATACCTGGCATTATATTGGTCACCTCGTCGTTTATCACATTTTGGCTGGAATGGAATGCAGTCCCAGCCCGGGTTATGATCG GCGTGACAACAATGCTGAATTTCTTCACTACCTCGAACGGTTTCCGGAGCACTCTGCCGGTTGTTTCCAATCTGACGGCGATGAATGTATGGGACGGAGTGTGCATGTGCTTCATCTACGCCTCGTTGCTGGAGTTCGTTTGCGTCAATTATGTGGGCCGTAAGCGGCCGCTGCACAACGTCGTTTACCGGCCGGGCGAGAATCCCGTAACACag GCAAGCGCCACGGCCACGCCGGCAATGTCGGTGGGCGGAGTCACGCCCATGTCGGGGGGTGCCACCCCGGCCACATCGGTGGCCACACCCGGCACCCCAAGGACCGTCGACGCGGAGGAGTTCTTCGGCGGGGGAATGAGGTGGCAGGAGGCGCACGGCGGAATCATCGGAGCGGCGGTTCAGAATTTACGGGCTCGCTCTATAAAAAGGAAAGCGGCAAGGAGTCCATCTACTTCCGTATCCCCGATGCCAAGTGGTCGGCCAGCGGAGCACATTTACGAAGAGCCCGGCACGGGCACCACCTCCAGCACAAAGGTGAAGTTCAAGGATGAACTgaaggaggagcaggaggcgTCGGCACTGCGAAGATCCGTGGCCACCAGTACCCCAGCTCTCGTGGTGCGAATCGAGGCTGAGAGCGATTTGGAAGCGGTACAAAAACCTGTACAGGATATGGAAATGACGGAGCGCCAATTGCAATTACCGTTGAAGCCGCCCCGCCGCAAGGCCTCACGCTCCAATTCACCGGCCTCCGTTTACGGCGAGTGCAGTGCCATGGAAGATGAGTCTGCGGATAATCCTGCCCAGGCAGTGGAAGCTACC GGCGAAAAGCGACGCGACGCCGGGGCACCTAACGAAATTGTGGCATGCACCACCTGCGGCGGCAGCAACAGTCCTTGCACCCACTCGGCCAACAATGGCTGCGCGACGGAG AGCTGCTTCGTTCAAGTGCGGAAAAAGGAGCCACCACATCCCATTCGAGTGGCCAAGACGATCGATGTCATCGCTAGAATTACATTTCCAACTGCTTATGCCATTTTTCTGATATTCTTCTTTGTACACTATAAAGGATTTTCGTAA
- the pHCl-1 gene encoding uncharacterized protein pHCl-1 isoform X9 produces MGCVFEAAKEQPQKPRSKQPSRHPCRGSRGGAKAAARANNQTAEDIEIKDNYQQNRKTQVETQTQTEAEAETETETVPKHLKATAQVLLTIPQQQKQKQNQHQHPNHKQNQKHPSPEKRPSEVAQTHKDEGGENALATHGGIVDRARIEIDIAATTRQASCEIKGRDEQQQRHQQQQQHFNRRRRRHPATNPADEATNQSKPNPSLSLHFQALAALAKKLQQHQNQDEVRGQEQLHQQDHQLAYRPWQVETPPPPVGHPGHPGQVGCTLSPLPATMSAAIFAMAATSAAAYQYLGQHYKHYSQSFSFYAASSVILMLCYLTSTSTAAATQSETGALDKHPIFDESSSDKEILDLLLEKKRYDKRLLPPVNGTLTVNVNVLLLSLASPDESSLKYEVEFLLNQQWNDPRLQYGNKSHYDFLNALHHHDSIWTPDTYFIMHGDFKDPIIPMHFALRIFRNGTITYAMRRHLILSCQGSLHIFPFDDPKCSFSMESISYEEAQIKYVWKNDEDTLRKSPSLTTLNAYLIKNQTTACDQNSWRGNYSCLRVDLIFTRDRAFYFTTVFIPGIILVTSSFITFWLEWNAVPARSMIGVTTMLNFFTTSNGFRSTLPVVSNLTAMNVWDGVCMCFIYASLLEFVCVNYVGRKRPLHNVVYRPGENPVTQASATATPAMSVGGVTPMSGGATPATSVATPGTPRTVDAEEFFGGGMRWQEAHGGIIGAAVQNLRARSIKRKAARSPSTSVSPMPSGRPAEHIYEEPGTGTTSSTKVKFKDELKEEQEASALRRSVATSTPALVVRIEAESDLEAVQKPVQDMEMTERQLQLPLKPPRRKASRSNSPASVYGECSAMEDESADNPAQAVEATGEKRRDAGAPNEIVACTTCGGSNSPCTHSANNGCATESCFVQVRKKEPPHPIRVAKTIDVIARITFPTAYAIFLIFFFVHYKGFS; encoded by the exons ATGGGCTGCGTCTTTGAAGCGGCCAAAGAGCAGCCCCAGAAACCGAGAAGCAAGCAACCGAGTCGGCATCCATGCCGTGGCAGCCGAGGAGGAGCCAAAGCCGCTGCCAGAGCAAACAACCAAACAGCTGAGGACATCGAAATCAAGGATAACTATCAACAAAATCGTAAAACGCAAGTCGAAACACAGACCCAAACAGAAGCCGAAgccgaaacagaaacagaaactgtGCCCAAACATCTAAAAGCGACAGCTCAAGTGCTTTTAACGATACcacaacaacagaaacagaagcaGAACCAGCATCAGCATCCGAATCACAAGCAGAATCAGAAACATCCTAGCCCAGAGAAGAGGCCCTCTGAAGTGGCACAAACGCACAAGGACGAAGGAGGCGAGAACGCGTTGGCGACACACGGAGGCATTGTCGATAGGGCCAGAATCGAAATCGATATTGCGGCAACGACGAGGCAAGCCAGTTGCGAGATCAAAGGGCGGgatgagcagcagcagcggcatcagcagcagcagcagcactttAACCGCCGAAGGAGACGTCATCCGGCGACGAATCCGGCGGATGAGGCCACCAACCAATCGAAGCCAAATCCCTCGCTCTCCCTGCATTTCCAAGCCCTCGCCGCCCTAGCGAAAAAGCTCCAGCAGCATCAGAATCAGGACGAGGTCCGAGGACAGGAGCAGCTCCATCAGCAGGATCATCAACTAGCCTACCGGCCCTGGCAGGTTGAGACGCCACCGCCGCCCGTGGGGCATCCGGGACACCCGGGGCAGGTGGGCTGCACTCTCAGTCCCCTGCCTGCCACCATGTCGGCGGCCATTTTTGCAATGGCGGCCACCTCGGCGGCTGCCTATCAGTATCTCGGCCAGCACTACAAGCACTACAGCCAGTCTTTCAGCTTCTACGCCGCCTCCAGTGTCATCCTGATGCTCTGCTACCTGACCAGCACATCCACGGCCGCTGCCACCCAGTCGGAGACGGGTGCCCTCGACAAGCATCCCAT ATTCGACGAGTCCAGTTCGGATAAAGAGATATTAGATTTATTGCTTGAGAAGAAGCGCTACGACAAACGATTACTGCCGCCTGTAAATG GCACTTTGACGGTGAATGTGAACGTGCTGCTCCTGAGCTTAGCATCGCCCGATGAAAGCAGCTTG AAATACGAAGTGGAGTTTCTATTAAATCAACAATGGAACGATCCGCGACTGCAATATGGCAATAAGTCTCATTATGACTTCTTAAATGCTCTGCATCATCATGATAGCATCTGGACGCCGGATACGTATTTCATTATGCATGGCGATTTCAAGGATCCCATCATACCAATGCATTTTGCTTTAAGAATATTTCGGAACGGGACCATTACGTACGCAATGAG ACGTCACCTGATCTTATCCTGCCAGGGGAGCCTACATATATTTCCATTCGATGATCCCAAGTGCTCCTTCTCAATGGAAAGCA TTTCCTATGAGGAGGCGCAAATCAAATACGTCTGGAAAAACGACGAGGATACTCTGCGGAAAAGTCCATCGCTGACCACACTGAACGCGTACTTgatcaaaaatcaaacaacGGCCTGTGATCAGAACAGCTGGAGAG GGAACTACAGCTGTCTTAGGGTCGATTTAATCTTTACCAGAGATCGTGCATTCTATTTCACCACCGTTTTTATACCCGGCATTATATTGGTGACGTCATCTTTTATAACCTTCTGGCTAGAATGGAATGCCGTGCCAGCTAGATCGATGATAG GCGTGACAACAATGCTGAATTTCTTCACTACCTCGAACGGTTTCCGGAGCACTCTGCCGGTTGTTTCCAATCTGACGGCGATGAATGTATGGGACGGAGTGTGCATGTGCTTCATCTACGCCTCGTTGCTGGAGTTCGTTTGCGTCAATTATGTGGGCCGTAAGCGGCCGCTGCACAACGTCGTTTACCGGCCGGGCGAGAATCCCGTAACACag GCAAGCGCCACGGCCACGCCGGCAATGTCGGTGGGCGGAGTCACGCCCATGTCGGGGGGTGCCACCCCGGCCACATCGGTGGCCACACCCGGCACCCCAAGGACCGTCGACGCGGAGGAGTTCTTCGGCGGGGGAATGAGGTGGCAGGAGGCGCACGGCGGAATCATCGGAGCGGCGGTTCAGAATTTACGGGCTCGCTCTATAAAAAGGAAAGCGGCAAGGAGTCCATCTACTTCCGTATCCCCGATGCCAAGTGGTCGGCCAGCGGAGCACATTTACGAAGAGCCCGGCACGGGCACCACCTCCAGCACAAAGGTGAAGTTCAAGGATGAACTgaaggaggagcaggaggcgTCGGCACTGCGAAGATCCGTGGCCACCAGTACCCCAGCTCTCGTGGTGCGAATCGAGGCTGAGAGCGATTTGGAAGCGGTACAAAAACCTGTACAGGATATGGAAATGACGGAGCGCCAATTGCAATTACCGTTGAAGCCGCCCCGCCGCAAGGCCTCACGCTCCAATTCACCGGCCTCCGTTTACGGCGAGTGCAGTGCCATGGAAGATGAGTCTGCGGATAATCCTGCCCAGGCAGTGGAAGCTACC GGCGAAAAGCGACGCGACGCCGGGGCACCTAACGAAATTGTGGCATGCACCACCTGCGGCGGCAGCAACAGTCCTTGCACCCACTCGGCCAACAATGGCTGCGCGACGGAG AGCTGCTTCGTTCAAGTGCGGAAAAAGGAGCCACCACATCCCATTCGAGTGGCCAAGACGATCGATGTCATCGCTAGAATTACATTTCCAACTGCTTATGCCATTTTTCTGATATTCTTCTTTGTACACTATAAAGGATTTTCGTAA
- the pHCl-1 gene encoding uncharacterized protein pHCl-1 isoform X7, with product MGCVFEAAKEQPQKPRSKQPSRHPCRGSRGGAKAAARANNQTAEDIEIKDNYQQNRKTQVETQTQTEAEAETETETVPKHLKATAQVLLTIPQQQKQKQNQHQHPNHKQNQKHPSPEKRPSEVAQTHKDEGGENALATHGGIVDRARIEIDIAATTRQASCEIKGRDEQQQRHQQQQQHFNRRRRRHPATNPADEATNQSKPNPSLSLHFQALAALAKKLQQHQNQDEVRGQEQLHQQDHQLAYRPWQVETPPPPVGHPGHPGQVGCTLSPLPATMSAAIFAMAATSAAAYQYLGQHYKHYSQSFSFYAASSVILMLCYLTSTSTAAATQSETGALDKHPIHGIDWSKFDESSSDKEILDLLLEKKRYDKRLLPPVNGTLTVNVNVLLLSLASPDESSLKYEVEFLLNQQWNDPRLQYGNKSHYDFLNALHHHDSIWTPDTYFIMHGDFKDPIIPMHFALRIFRNGTITYAMRRHLILSCQGSLHIFPFDDPKCSFSMESISYEEAQIKYVWKNDEDTLRKSPSLTTLNAYLIKNQTTACDQNSWRGNYSCLQVELTFTRDRAYYFTTVFIPGIILVTSSFITFWLEWNAVPARVMIGVTTMLNFFTTSNGFRSTLPVVSNLTAMNVWDGVCMCFIYASLLEFVCVNYVGRKRPLHNVVYRPGENPVTQRLPAVLSRIGVILASPLASATATPAMSVGGVTPMSGGATPATSVATPGTPRTVDAEEFFGGGMRWQEAHGGIIGAAVQNLRARSIKRKAARSPSTSVSPMPSGRPAEHIYEEPGTGTTSSTKVKFKDELKEEQEASALRRSVATSTPALVVRIEAESDLEAVQKPVQDMEMTERQLQLPLKPPRRKASRSNSPASVYGECSAMEDESADNPAQAVEATGEKRRDAGAPNEIVACTTCGGSNSPCTHSANNGCATESCFVQVRKKEPPHPIRVAKTIDVIARITFPTAYAIFLIFFFVHYKGFS from the exons ATGGGCTGCGTCTTTGAAGCGGCCAAAGAGCAGCCCCAGAAACCGAGAAGCAAGCAACCGAGTCGGCATCCATGCCGTGGCAGCCGAGGAGGAGCCAAAGCCGCTGCCAGAGCAAACAACCAAACAGCTGAGGACATCGAAATCAAGGATAACTATCAACAAAATCGTAAAACGCAAGTCGAAACACAGACCCAAACAGAAGCCGAAgccgaaacagaaacagaaactgtGCCCAAACATCTAAAAGCGACAGCTCAAGTGCTTTTAACGATACcacaacaacagaaacagaagcaGAACCAGCATCAGCATCCGAATCACAAGCAGAATCAGAAACATCCTAGCCCAGAGAAGAGGCCCTCTGAAGTGGCACAAACGCACAAGGACGAAGGAGGCGAGAACGCGTTGGCGACACACGGAGGCATTGTCGATAGGGCCAGAATCGAAATCGATATTGCGGCAACGACGAGGCAAGCCAGTTGCGAGATCAAAGGGCGGgatgagcagcagcagcggcatcagcagcagcagcagcactttAACCGCCGAAGGAGACGTCATCCGGCGACGAATCCGGCGGATGAGGCCACCAACCAATCGAAGCCAAATCCCTCGCTCTCCCTGCATTTCCAAGCCCTCGCCGCCCTAGCGAAAAAGCTCCAGCAGCATCAGAATCAGGACGAGGTCCGAGGACAGGAGCAGCTCCATCAGCAGGATCATCAACTAGCCTACCGGCCCTGGCAGGTTGAGACGCCACCGCCGCCCGTGGGGCATCCGGGACACCCGGGGCAGGTGGGCTGCACTCTCAGTCCCCTGCCTGCCACCATGTCGGCGGCCATTTTTGCAATGGCGGCCACCTCGGCGGCTGCCTATCAGTATCTCGGCCAGCACTACAAGCACTACAGCCAGTCTTTCAGCTTCTACGCCGCCTCCAGTGTCATCCTGATGCTCTGCTACCTGACCAGCACATCCACGGCCGCTGCCACCCAGTCGGAGACGGGTGCCCTCGACAAGCATCCCAT TCATGGCATCGATTGGTCGAA ATTCGACGAGTCCAGTTCGGATAAAGAGATATTAGATTTATTGCTTGAGAAGAAGCGCTACGACAAACGATTACTGCCGCCTGTAAATG GCACTTTGACGGTGAATGTGAACGTGCTGCTCCTGAGCTTAGCATCGCCCGATGAAAGCAGCTTG AAATACGAAGTGGAGTTTCTATTAAATCAACAATGGAACGATCCGCGACTGCAATATGGCAATAAGTCTCATTATGACTTCTTAAATGCTCTGCATCATCATGATAGCATCTGGACGCCGGATACGTATTTCATTATGCATGGCGATTTCAAGGATCCCATCATACCAATGCATTTTGCTTTAAGAATATTTCGGAACGGGACCATTACGTACGCAATGAG ACGTCACCTGATCTTATCCTGCCAGGGGAGCCTACATATATTTCCATTCGATGATCCCAAGTGCTCCTTCTCAATGGAAAGCA TTTCCTATGAGGAGGCGCAAATCAAATACGTCTGGAAAAACGACGAGGATACTCTGCGGAAAAGTCCATCGCTGACCACACTGAACGCGTACTTgatcaaaaatcaaacaacGGCCTGTGATCAGAACAGCTGGAGAG GTAATTACAGTTGCCTACAGGTCGAGTTGACATTTACCCGTGATCGTGCGTATTATTTTACAACCGTTTTCATACCTGGCATTATATTGGTCACCTCGTCGTTTATCACATTTTGGCTGGAATGGAATGCAGTCCCAGCCCGGGTTATGATCG GCGTGACAACAATGCTGAATTTCTTCACTACCTCGAACGGTTTCCGGAGCACTCTGCCGGTTGTTTCCAATCTGACGGCGATGAATGTATGGGACGGAGTGTGCATGTGCTTCATCTACGCCTCGTTGCTGGAGTTCGTTTGCGTCAATTATGTGGGCCGTAAGCGGCCGCTGCACAACGTCGTTTACCGGCCGGGCGAGAATCCCGTAACACag CGTCTTCCAGCAGTACTAAGCAGGATCGGAGTAATTCTTGCAAGTCCTTTG GCAAGCGCCACGGCCACGCCGGCAATGTCGGTGGGCGGAGTCACGCCCATGTCGGGGGGTGCCACCCCGGCCACATCGGTGGCCACACCCGGCACCCCAAGGACCGTCGACGCGGAGGAGTTCTTCGGCGGGGGAATGAGGTGGCAGGAGGCGCACGGCGGAATCATCGGAGCGGCGGTTCAGAATTTACGGGCTCGCTCTATAAAAAGGAAAGCGGCAAGGAGTCCATCTACTTCCGTATCCCCGATGCCAAGTGGTCGGCCAGCGGAGCACATTTACGAAGAGCCCGGCACGGGCACCACCTCCAGCACAAAGGTGAAGTTCAAGGATGAACTgaaggaggagcaggaggcgTCGGCACTGCGAAGATCCGTGGCCACCAGTACCCCAGCTCTCGTGGTGCGAATCGAGGCTGAGAGCGATTTGGAAGCGGTACAAAAACCTGTACAGGATATGGAAATGACGGAGCGCCAATTGCAATTACCGTTGAAGCCGCCCCGCCGCAAGGCCTCACGCTCCAATTCACCGGCCTCCGTTTACGGCGAGTGCAGTGCCATGGAAGATGAGTCTGCGGATAATCCTGCCCAGGCAGTGGAAGCTACC GGCGAAAAGCGACGCGACGCCGGGGCACCTAACGAAATTGTGGCATGCACCACCTGCGGCGGCAGCAACAGTCCTTGCACCCACTCGGCCAACAATGGCTGCGCGACGGAG AGCTGCTTCGTTCAAGTGCGGAAAAAGGAGCCACCACATCCCATTCGAGTGGCCAAGACGATCGATGTCATCGCTAGAATTACATTTCCAACTGCTTATGCCATTTTTCTGATATTCTTCTTTGTACACTATAAAGGATTTTCGTAA